GGCATCCTCCTCTTACCTAGCCGTGAAGAACGGATGGTGGTTGCAACGCCATGAACCCAGCTATAACCCCAGGTTTGTGAACCTGTGCTGTAGACCAAGCGGACTGTTTTCAGAGACTCGTAGGCTGTGGTTTATGCTAGAAAATTGTACCAGCAAAACTCCCCTTTTTTGAGCACAAcctggtgcatgtccacacttatttttttcctcctactGACAAAATCCTCCATTTCTTCCAGCATAGTTATTCCCCCTTTCAGAGTGACACAAGCTCCCAGTTGGTAAAGTTCTGCTGGCACAGTGACAGCATGAGCACACGCCTGTACCAGTATGAGCAGTCCCCCAGCTGCAATCCCACAATGCAACATTCTTTTAGAATGACCTGTCTGTTGGcacttttgaactctgctgcacAGGGGCCATAGTGATTTAGGAACTTAAATCTtattgaaagtcagtggatctTAGCCCTTTCTGTAAATGTTACCCTAACTCTGTCCAAAGCCTGGATAATTCCACATTCCAGGATCAGGGTTCCCAGTCCTGTTGGACTGATATTCACTTACTCAGAAGATGGGTCTACATAATATCTTTTAAGGCAAAACACTTAGCAAGTAGCGCTCAGTTACTCACTAGTGGGAAGCTCATCAGGAAAATCTCACTACAGTTAACTCTCCTCTCCCATCAGTACAGGTTTAGTGTTAGTTCACACTGGTCTTTTCTAGCTTTTTAGTTACTTTATCTTTTCTTGTCCTCACAAACAGGATTACTCTGCAATTTCTTACACATACACAGTTCTCCTTATGCTTTCTGTGTTAAATGCTATCAGAACAGTCTCTTAAAATCCACAGCAGGCTTCTGTCAAGCCTAAATAAGTTTTCACTCCCAACAGATCCAACACCCGAGGGACAACACTTGTATTACCAGTCCCAGTGGCTTTCAGATGTCAGCAGCTGGGGCTGGTTGTACTGAGGGGGCATTGGGAAGTGCACGTCTCTAGTGAAAAGTAGCTGGCGTTGTGCGTTTGTGTCTCCGTGATACCATACCAACGTGCTGCTTTTCTGTCAGTAGCGGAGCTCTTCGTGGTGAGGACGAGAGTATAGCTTGGGGGCTCATGTGTAAGGCTATGgctttgtcatggatatttttagtaaaagtcagggacaggtcacaggcaatgaACAAAAGTTTACAGgagccgtgacctgtccctgacttttactaaaaacatccctgacgggagctgcagggaccctgttgcccagtggctgggagctggggatgggagtgggggtggggaagagggcacCACCACCTGCGGCAGCTGAGCACCTCCGTGGTCCCTCTGctgcgggtggggggaaggggctggctggctgcagcagctgAGCAACTGCAGGGGGGGCCCTTGGACAGCTCGGGTCCCCactggtgggagctgcagggttcgttcctcctcaccccaccccgccccctccgTGGCAGCTGGTCAGCTGTAGGAGGGTCCCCTGCTGCCCGCGGAGACTGGGCTGCTGCGGGGCTCCCCGGTGTCATGGAGGTCTTGTAGCCTTACTCATATGCAGTTTGATGAGTGGGGGATTTGGGTTTGGGACTACCCTTGTGTTGCGGTAGATTCACCTGCGCACGTCCTCTGCCCAGGGGTCAACTCCCCCCAGCAGGAGCAGAACGTGGCCCTTAGCATTTGAGGCTTTACCGTTATAGACCTAGGGCATAcgccagctccctgctgctagTCCTGCCTGAAAACTGACCCTTCCTCTTTCTAAAGCAGCTTCCAAGTCTGCTTCCACAGAAAGGAAGGTGTTTAACCCTGTGTTTGATCTATTTGTCACCCCTGCAATTTCTGAACCTAGCAGTTGTAGCTAAGCATCCTGTGGAGTCTGAggttctcttcctcctctcttaGCATCTAGTATCAGCGATGAGGTCAGCGGCCTGGAATTCCTGGACTGTAATACTTTGCTGGCCTGCTGCGTGAAGGGCCAGCTGTGCCTGGCAGATGTTCGACAGCCGCAGAGTCCCCTGGGCGATACGTCCGTTCCTTCGGCGCTCAGTGGGGAGCAGTGGTGCATGGGTGTCAGTTCTGGTCTGCAGGGCTCTGATGTGAATGCACCCGCCATAGCCCGCCTCTCATCCGGAGGACAGCTCACACTAACAGACTTGAGAAATATCCCAAAGCCTCTGAAATCGGCCAGGTGCAAAGTTTCTGCAGCCAGCCAAAGCACGGAGTTCCTGTGCGTCTCCTGGGCTCCTGTTCTGGACGGATGCCTCGCCGTTTCAGGTAACTCTCGGGAGGTGGGGATTTGTTTGCCATGTGTTTTCAGAACTGACTGAGTCTGCACTGAAAGCCTGGTCCCATGGCGATCTATGTACCCATGATGCCGTGTGTTATAATACGGCTTGTCAGTTTGGAGTGAGATCATGTGACTGCTGATCCCTAGGACCATGATCCCTAGGATCCCTAGCTTAGCGTGGAGATAAGCTGTGTGTTTCATCTCCCAGAGAGCTAAAATGACAACAAAACGTGATGGACCAGACTCAGCCCTGGTGTAACCCCGTGGACTTCAGTCGAGTTACAGCAGGGTGGGGTTTGGCACAGAGCCTGGGACAAGATGGCAAGTGGGTGCAGCTTCCTCCAAATACAGTCACGTGCACTGGCTCTGAGTGCAGCCCCAGGCCGGCACCTGCTTTTGTGCATGCGCTTAACTCCGGTGTGCGTGTAGATCCCTGGTTAGTGTGTGCAGTTAGTGCTTGAGCAAATGCATAAGTGCAGGTTGGGTCTCCAgttactgaaaatcaggcccaaggtgaAATAATAAAGGCCTCTTCTccatccctccccagctccatcAATGCTCTACACTGACCTGAATTCATCTCAGGGTCCACAGATTGCTCCTGCACATTGCTGTAGCATCAGTCAGCACTCACCAAGCAGGGAGTTAcaaaccagtcagtttaacttcagtacccgcaAAGAGAATGGAGCAATTAATCCAGcagtcaatttgcaaacacctagaaggtAATAAGGTGATAGGTAACCGTGAacttggatttgtcaagaacaaatcatgtcaaaccaacctgatgatagctttctttggcagggtaacaagccttgtggatggagggGAAGTTGTAGTTGTGGTATATCTTAACTTTACTAAAGCTTTAGATACTGTCTCGTAGTAGTAGTCATCATAGGCATTGGACctgagtctggttctgttcagtatcttcatcaatgatttagtttgcggatgataccaagccgggaggggttgcaagtgctttggaggataggataattcaaaatgatgtgaacaaactggagaaatggtctgaagtaaataggattgaataaactgggtttgtttagtctggagaagactgaggggggacataacagttttcaaatacataaatggttgttacaaggaggagggagaagaattgttcttaacctctgaggataggacaagaagcaatgggcttaaattgcagcaaggacggtttaggtgggacattaggaaaaaacttcctacttgtcagggtagttaagcattgcaaaaaaaattgcttggggaggttgaggaatctccgtcattggaggttttttaagagcaggttggacaatcacctgtcagggatggtctagttatgacttagtcctgcctgagtgctggggactggattagatgacagATTGAGGtccctgtgacgggttagatcacagaaacccccttgggagctgccacccaatgtgcaaagactacctctgctcctgttttccctgccagctcaggactccagcaccctgtcttgctgagccagacactcccgtctgctccaacacagacccagggtctgaatcacttgtcccaaagctgcaagtttacctgaaaacagctcaaagaagtgtgcttgtctctagcactcaaatgctcaactcccaatggggtctaaacccagataaatccgttttaccctgcataaagcttatgcagggcaaactcttaaattgttcaccctctataacactgatagagagatatgcacagttgtttgctcccccaggtattaatatatactctgagtaaattactaaataaaaagtgattttattaaatacagacagtaggatttaagtggttcaaagtagtaacagacagaacaaagtaagtcaccaagcaaaataaaataaaatgcgcaaatctatgcctaatcaaactgaatacagataatccaccctcagagatgcttcagtaagttttttctcagactggacaccttccaggcctgggcacaattctttcccctggtacagctcttgttccagctcaggtgatagctaggggattcttcatgatggctcctctctccctttgttctcttccacccctttatatatcttttgcataaggcggaaacgctttgtccctctgggtttccacccccccgccctccccccactggaaaagcaccaggttaaagatggattctagttcaggtgacatgaccacatgtcactgcaagacttcattgcccacttgccagcacacacatatacaggaagactaacaggtaaccacagccatctgcagacaatggtccttgttaatgggagtcatcaagattccaaaccatcattaatggcccacactttgcataattacaataggccctcagagttatgttttatatttctagatttagatacaagagtggtacatttctacaaataggatgatcacactcagtagattatgacaTACCCACATACAATAGGGTGACAGCTATTGGCATATACtacagcatagaatcatagaaatgtagggctggaaggggctgtgacgtgcagtctatatggttttataaaaacatgataacaagtgaatataatgcaactgggatatgcttcatgcaaaaggtctcttgtaaggtatcattacaaagctcataatctactgagtgtggtctacactgggggtgggggaggaaatcgatccaagatatgcaacttcagctacgcgtgATTTAGGATACCAGGCAGTGTTCCTGTTGGGACACCATGAGGTCTTGTCTCAACAGGGATGGTATAAGTATAGGTGAATGAATTCTCGGGTTACCTGAGCCTGCACTATATTCTTTACAGTGGTGGATAAATACCTGGGGTCTCTGACTCCAGGGCTGTAGTCTGTTCAATCTCACCTGTCCTGCCTGGATGGAATGTGTGAACTGGCGCGCAGTGTTCCTGAGTGGAACTCGCACAGCAGGGCAAGTGGAAGTTAGGGCTCCTGGACCAAGCTGAACAGTCGCCCATTTCTATAGTCTGAcattctttttttattctttaaacaAAGGCTTCAATGGGACCGTTCACATCTATGACACACGGAACTGGCCTGTGTCTGGTGGAGAAGCAGAGCCGCTGTTTAGTCACAAAGGACATATCTTCAGTGGCATGGACAACGGCGGTGACTTTCCCCTGGTTACAACACATGCTTGGCATCCGTGGAAACCAAGAATGTTGTTATCAGCAGCAAGTGATGGCTCCCTGCATGTCTGGGACTGGGCAGAGTCTCACAAGAACAGTTGATCTGTCTTCTTGTTATGAAAACTCAgactgattaatttttttctgtatttacaCTCTGAAATCTGCTGCCCTTGCACGTGTAACCCTGTGTATAAGGGACACTCTAGACTGAAGATCATTGTTCAGAATAAGTTTTACACTTTGGATTATTTAAAACAGTAAGAATTTTAAACATCTATTTCATTTGTCaccatttttccttttttagttCTTGCATCCCCCTCAGACTGCCCTCATGTGGCCTGTGTCACTTACTGCTTCTCAAAGCTGCTGTGAGCTGGCTTCCCCCACCACCGGGGAAAATCTGCAACCTAAGACAGCAACATTTCAGTAGTTTTAATACCATGAGACTAGTTCCACTGATGAAACCGTAGTGCACCGGGCAATCCACGCTTATGGCTCCTGTGATGTAGACAGCAGCCTTTCAACACTAATAAACCCTGTTTAATTTTGAAGGGCGTTTTGACCTCTCTTGTGCAACTAAGGCCAAGAAAGTGTGGATAATACCTCGTAGCTCatgcatagcacttttcatcaggatAAGTGTCTGATCGTTTAGGCTCTTAAACACCGAATGGAATTGGAGGCTAGTTATTAGTTGCACGTAATGCTTTACAGacaaaatccctgccccaaataccTTACACTCAAATGCCTAAACCCTGCAGCCACGTATGCCTGAGCAgcgccccattgacttcaatggaacaccTTGTGAGCATACAGGCTCCAATTGTGGGCCCAGGGCTTATGATCGAGGACGTCAGGGTGAATTGTAACAAATACACGTGACAATATGCTGTTGAAGTTTGGCTTATGTTTAACTGCAGGGTtttgtgtagtgtgtgtgtgtgtctcacaaAGTGCTGTGTTACAGTCAGACCATGCAAAGGAGGTGGCTGCTGAAAGTCTCAATGAAGAAAGTGAATGTGAGCAGGGGGAGAGCAAGGTAGCTAGATTCATAGGGGACAAGAATTCACTCCTGTTCAGAGGTCCTGGGCTTCACTTCAGTTCCATTTTGGCCTAGGTCTCAGCTGCTTCTGCTCTTTTTGTGTCCGCTCTTACGCATGTTTGTCTTCAGCAAGAGCTCCAGCCAGTCTTTGCTTTCCTCCTCCTGTGTGTAACTGCTCCCATGGGATCATGGCCTGTCCTTGTTTTCTTTCAGCAGCAGTTGGCACCTGTCCTTTGCAACATCACTGCCTCCCTGCTTGGCTTGTGGCACTGAGTACACATACAAGATTGTGTTTGGGGTGATGGGGAGGGATAGAGTCCAGGGGATTAAGCTTTAGCTGGCACTCCAGACACACCCCGCACAGGATTGTGTATATATTGAAAATGTTGGTACTAGTAGAGGGCATACactgattccaaggccagaagggaccattgtgatcatctagtctgacctcctgtgtggcACGGGCCAGAGACCTGCATCaaactaattcctagagcagagtttTTAGAAGAAATctgatgttgatttaaaaattgtcagtgctggtgaatccaccacgacccttggtgaattattccaatagttaatcactctcctcattaaaaatgtacaccttatttccagtctgaatgtgtctagtttcaacttccagccattggatcctgttagacctttgtctgctagactgaagagctgattattaaatatttgttccctgtgtaccTACTTATAGgcagtaatcaagtcatcccttaaccttctctggttcagctaaatagattgagctctttgagtctgttaCTATAAGgctggttttctaatcctttaatcagacttgtggctcttctctgaaccctctgcaatttatcaaaaTCCTTCTGGAATTGTGAGCACCAacactggacacaggattcctgcagcagttgcaccagtgccaaactcagaggtaaaataacctctctaccccTATttgattcccttgtttatgcctcccaggatcacattagctcctttggccacagtgtcacccTGGGacctcatgttcagttgattatccaccatgacccccaaatctttttcagagtcactgctgcccaggagagagtcccccatccAGTAAGTATGGCTTGCACGTTTTGTTCTCAGATGTGTACATTTATATTTAACtatgttaaaatgcatattttcttACGCCCAGCTTACCGAGCGCTCCAGATCAGTCTGTATTAGGgacctgtcctcttcgttatttgTCTCTCCCCAacttctgtgtcatctgcaaactttatcagtgattttatgttttcttccaagtcattgataaaaatattagatAGCATAGAGCCGCGAACTGATCCCTGCGGTACCCATAGAAACACACCCGCTCAATGAAAATTCCCCCTTCGCAATTACATGTTGAGACCCATCAGACAGCTTTTAATCCActtgtgtgccatgttaatttgatacctttctagttttttaattaaaatgtgcgGCACTAAGTTAGATGCCTTAAAGAAGtcaaagtatattatgtcaacgctgttatctttatcaaccaacttgtaatctcataacaAAAAAGAGAGCAGCTTAGTTTGACAGGCTCTGTTTTCCATCGatccttatgaaaggagactcaaagagcttggatTGTTTAGcccaaccaaaagaaggctgaggggagatatgattgctctctataaataaatcagagggataaataccagggagggagaggaattatttaagttcagtaccaatgtggacaccagaacaaatggatataaactggccatcaggaagtttagatttgaaattagacaaaagattctaaccatcagaggagtgaagttctggaacagccttccaagggaagcagtgggggcaaaagacatatctggcttcaagactaagtttgataagtttatggaggggatggtatgatgggatagcctaattttggcaattaattgatcttttgactattagcggtaaatatgcccaatggcctgtgatgggacgtTAGATGGGATAGGAtctgagttgctacagagaattctttcctgggtatctggctggtgagtcttgcccacatgctcagggtttagctgatcgccatatttggggtcgagaaggaattttcctccagggcagattggcagaggccctgggagtttttcgccttcctctgcagcgtggggcacgggtcacttgctggaggattctctgcaccttgaagtctttaaaccacaagttgaggacttcagtagttcaggcataggtcaggggtttgttacaggagtgggtgggtgagattctgtggcctgcgttgtgcaggaggttggactagaagatcataatggtcccttctgaccttaaagtctatgagtcaagGATGGtctcacaggttttatttttcatgagtcctttggtgactgaggagtccgatCTTTGAGCCACAGGCTCgttggcagacattgcaggtggtgttggatgACAGAGTTGGGCCGCGATTGCTGCGTGActgttgtctttcctttcttttctggcatttttctgtGACCAGGGCAAGGCAATTTACCTCAAAAATGGACGTTCCCTCTCTGACAAGGCTTCGCCATTATCCATATCGTGggtctcccagtgtgtggtgtcgatgccacatctcttgatgtttatcttgagggtgtctttaaagtGTTTGTTTTGGCCTCCCCagttcctttctcctttggtgagttgggtGTACAGCCGTTGTTTTGCTAAGCGTACATCAGGCAAGCGTGCACAGTGCCCGCTCCACCTCAGTTAGTGCTGGATAATCAgcctcaacactgaagatgttggcctctgtgaggacactgacattagtgcgatgatcctcccactttatgttgaggatcttcccaagaaagtgctggtgctggcgttccaggtttttcaggtgttttctgtaGTAACCCAAGTCTCATAGCCGTAGAGGAGAGTTGGGCTTAGCACcgctttataaactaaaagttGTCTACAGTGGTCTTCAACCTgtttacgcacaagatcactttgaATTTAAGATCAACCCAGTATCtatcccgccccttccccgaggccccgccccactcactccattccccgctccctccctccctcatttgctctcccccacctcactcactttcaccgggcagggggttggggtgcaggagggggtgcaggctctgggctggggcaggggcttggggtgcaggaatgaggggtgcaagctctgggagggagtttggatgcagggaTCATATTGTCACACTGCACCTAATCTGCACCTAACCCagttggcggtgcagcggggctcagTCAGgcaagctgcctgcctgccatggccccacgccgctcccggaagcggctgtcTGCTGACACGTCtctgcagccctggggagggaggcggctccgcgtgctgcccccgcccccatcaccaTCCCCGCAGTTTGCATTGGCCGGTTCAGGGGCAGCACTTGCAGGCatgggcagtgcacggagacccgctggaccctctcccccaggggccgcagagacatgccagcagccagctgcttccgaGAGTGGCGTGAGGCCAAGACAGGCACTTTGGTCCCGGCTTACATGCTCAGCCCACACACGGACGTTCTGGGTTTGGCACACAGCCCTGGCCACACTGGAACAGAGCAGAGATCTGCCTGGCCTGGGCACCTGCCTCTGAGTGTGGCCATGCAGTGTGACGAGAGATACCCAGGCAGGCCCTGGGGGCTGGAGAGATGCTGATGTGAGGCGCAGGTTGTTTGGGACCTTGGGGAGGAGACacaaagggtgggtgggtgggagatgAGGTTTGTTTCATGAC
The Emys orbicularis isolate rEmyOrb1 chromosome 1, rEmyOrb1.hap1, whole genome shotgun sequence DNA segment above includes these coding regions:
- the WDR73 gene encoding WD repeat-containing protein 73 isoform X2, which encodes MAEESAEDWLLESLRLYNDLHVFELQEPTRVIEWIGEKSVCVAGYENSRRNEILQLLLPQKLYVKEKQGLCPERDFKVERGGFSDRPVYSLRHVPDTSLLVTSGPPDSSLQVWQLAAEDTDVVKSVSTIPTGNDSKKPWDKIATTLARTPCVLHGSRVNNVQITEIESKKNIYTAASSISDEVSGLEFLDCNTLLACCVKGQLCLADVRQPQSPLGDTSVPSALSGEQWCMGVSSGLQGSDVNAPAIARLSSGGQLTLTDLRNIPKPLKSARCKVSAASQSTEFLCVSWAPVLDGCLAVSGFNGTVHIYDTRNWPVSGGEAEPLFSHKGHIFSGMDNGGDFPLVTTHAWHPWKPRMLLSAASDGSLHVWDWAESHKNS
- the WDR73 gene encoding WD repeat-containing protein 73 isoform X1, which gives rise to MAEESAEDWLLESLRLYNDLHVFELQEPTRVIEWIGEKSVCVAGYENSRRNEILQLLLPQKLYVKEKQVMGLCPERDFKVERGGFSDRPVYSLRHVPDTSLLVTSGPPDSSLQVWQLAAEDTDVVKSVSTIPTGNDSKKPWDKIATTLARTPCVLHGSRVNNVQITEIESKKNIYTAASSISDEVSGLEFLDCNTLLACCVKGQLCLADVRQPQSPLGDTSVPSALSGEQWCMGVSSGLQGSDVNAPAIARLSSGGQLTLTDLRNIPKPLKSARCKVSAASQSTEFLCVSWAPVLDGCLAVSGFNGTVHIYDTRNWPVSGGEAEPLFSHKGHIFSGMDNGGDFPLVTTHAWHPWKPRMLLSAASDGSLHVWDWAESHKNS